A region from the Brassica napus cultivar Da-Ae chromosome C8, Da-Ae, whole genome shotgun sequence genome encodes:
- the LOC106416728 gene encoding uncharacterized protein LOC106416728, whose product MGVVQSQPEARTSKYLLCPCSTCKNNIRVKKMEVWSHLYLKGFTCGYKIWYLHGERFEYGSSSEPQTADRLDEPTTNVDFGVGTVQMVYDAYGENLPSGEEEGDRQEQPNLENFPCEEEGEREQPNLEARRFFEMLDAAKQPLYQGCKDGHSPLSSASRLMALKTDYNLAEECVDAIADFVRDVLPEDNLAPGSYYEVQKLVAGLGLPYQVIDVCIDNCMIYWRADENRENCKFCRKPRYQDTSGRVPVPYKRMWYLPLTERLKRLYQSERTAEPMRWHAEHLTNGEITHPSDAEAWKHFQSTYPEFASEVRNVYLALCTDGFSPFGKHGRQYSLWPVILTPYNLPPHLCMRREFLFLSILVPGPDHPKRSLDVFLQPLIYELQLLWEHGVHTYDVSRKENFQMRAVLMWTISDFPAYGMLSGWTTHGRLSCPYCQDNTDAFQLKNGRKTCWFDCHRRFLPHDHPYRKSKTLFTKNKRVFDSPPEEVSGKKLKEQLRDFGADRTPDVGGNGHEPIYGVGENHNWHKKSIFWDLPYWETHLLRHCLDVMHIEKNFFDNLMNTILDVQGKTKDNLKSRLDLVDICARPELHVDEHGKGPIPIYRLDATAKEEFFDWITHSVKFPDGYASSLRNCVDKSEGKFTGLKSHDCHVMMQRLLPFAFSALLPRNVHEAIAGISAFFRDLCSRSLTSDGIRNLEVKIPVILCNLEKIFPPSFFDVMEHLAIHLAREAALGGPVQYRWMYLYERFMFHLKKKVKNLSKVEGSIVSQCINEETSNFAEYYFPSEIRTKSRRPARHDDRGERATYYVYVPNMFTQIGRHSGKSTDRILTVAEHAHLHTYLLTNCEDILEYESIYLAEMRLKYPDATEEQLEQLKQNNFATWLSDYVSHCLATGHPPKDWLREIVCGPKFVAKSYPRYCTRGYAFRVLKENTVRRTVDCGVSSSSGDDVYYGNVREILEIQYPGMIGMRCIVFNCEWYDNVVGRGVSTDAFGVTSVHSRRRLDFYDPFILASQADQVCYIRYPRIRQRNDPWIVVMSINPRSRVQGVFDPLQQQLTEEDGEIGEFDEDDSDSSCSSSDNSSDAE is encoded by the exons ATGGGGGTGGTTCAAAGTCAACCGGAAGCAAGAACAAGTAAGTATTTATTATGTCCATGTTCTACTTGTAAGAATAATATCCGTGTCAAAAAAATGGAAGTATGGAgtcatttatatttgaaaggATTTACATGTGGTTATAAGATTTGGTATCTTCATGGAGAAAGATTTGAGTATGGTAGTAGTAGCGAACCTCAAACTGCCGATAGGTTAGATGAACCAACCACAAATGTAGATTTTGGGGTAGGGACTGTTCAGATGGTATATGATGCATATGGAGAAAATTTACCGTCGGGTGAAGAGGAAGGAGATAGACAAGAACAACCCAATTTAGAAAATTTCCCAtgtgaagaggaaggagaacgAGAACAACCCAATCTAGAAGCGAGAAGATTTTTTGAAATGTTAGATGCAGCTAAGCAGCCATTGTATCAAGGATGTAAAGATGGGCATTCACCTTTATCATCCGCAAGTCGATTGATGGCGCTAAAGActgactataatttggctgaagaatgtgtggatgcgattgcagATTTTGTTAGAGATGTTCTACCTGAAGATAATCTTGCACCTGGCTCATATTATGAGGTACAAAAATTGGTCGCTGGTCTTGGCTTACCATATCAGGTGATAGATGTATGCATcgataactgcatgatttacTGGAGAGCAGATGAGAACAGGGAGAATTGTAAATTCTGtcggaaacctcgttatcaggatacgagtggaagagttccggTGCCATACAAacgaatgtggtatttgccgtTGACTGAAAGattaaagaggttatatcagTCTGAACGAACAGCagaaccaatgagatggcatgcagagcacttAACAAATGGTGAGATAACACATCCTTCCGATGCAGAGGCGTGGAAGCATTTTcaatcaacatatccagaatttgcatCTGAGGTAAGAAATGTGTATCTTGCATTATGCAcagatggtttcagcccatttggaaagcatggaagacaatattcattgtggccggTAATCTTGACACCTTACAACTTACCACCACATTTGTgtatgcgacgagagtttttgttcctctcaattctcgttcccgggccagatcatcctaagagatcactggatgtgtttcttcagccattgATATATGAGCTGCAATTATTATGGGAGCACGGTGTTCatacatacgatgtttcgcggaAAGAGAATTTTCAGATGCgagcagtacttatgtggacaataagtgattttccagcatatggtatgttatctggatggaccacgcatgggaggctatcatgtcctTATTGCCAAGAcaacacagatgctttccaactaaaaaatggtcggaaaacgtgttggtttgactgtcacaggagatttctaccacacgatcatccatatcgtaagAGTAAGACATTGTTTacaaagaacaagagggtgtttgacagtccacctgaAGAAGTAAGTGGCAAAAAGTTGAAGGAACaattaagagattttggtgcagataGAACGCCAGACGTGGGTGGAAATGGACATGAACCGATTTATGGTGTAGGGGAAAATCATAATTGGCATAAGAAAAGTATCTTCTGGGATTTGCCCTATTGGGAGACTCATTTGTTGCGGCACtgtttagatgtcatgcatattgagaagaactttttcgaCAATTTGATGAACACCATCCTTGATGTCCAAGGCAAGACGAAGGATAacttgaagtcaagactggatttggtTGATATTTGTGCTCGTCccgaacttcatgttgatgagcaCGGTAAAGGTCCTATTCCCATATATCGACTGGATGCAACTGCAAAAGAAGAGTTTTTTGATTGGATAACACACAGTGTtaaatttccagacggttatgcATCAAGTTTGCGTAATTGTGTTGACAAAAGTGAAGggaagtttactggcttgaagagccatgattgtcatgtaatgatgcagcgcctccttccttTTGCGTTTTCCGCACTATTGCCACGAAATGTCCACGAAGCAATCGCAg GGATAAGTGCTTTCTTCCGTGATTTATGCTCGAGATCACTCACATCAGATGGTATTCGCAATTTGGAAGTTAAAATACCGGTGATCCTTTGCAACctcgagaagatatttcctccatcattttttgatgttatggagcatcttgctattcatcttgCGAGAGAAGCGGCACTCGGTGGTCCCGTGCAGTACAGGTGGATGTATTTGTACGAACGGTTTATGTttcatctgaagaagaaggtCAAGAATTTAAGCAAGGTGGAGGGATCAATAGTGTCTCAGTGCATCAATGAGGAAACCTCAAACTTTGCTGAATACTACTTTCCATCAGAAATTCGAACAAAAAGTCGAAGACCTGcacggcatgatgatagaggtgAAAGGGCAACTTATTATGTTTATGTGCCAAACATGTTTACACAAATTGGACGACATAGTGGAAAGTCAACGGACCGGATACTTACAGTGGCTGAGCATGCTCATTTGCACACATATTTGCTTACAAACTGCGAAGACATTCTTGAATATGAGAG TATTTACTTGGCAGAGATGCGCTTAAAGTACCCGGATGCGACCGAAGAACAACTCGAACAACTCAAGCAAAACAACTTTGCAACATGGCTTTCTGATTAT gtAAGCCATTGTTTAGCTACTGGGCACCCACCTAAAGATTGGTTACGTGAGATAGTTTGTGGTCCAAAGTTTGTTgcgaagtcatatccgagatattgcactcgaggatatgcattcagaGTTCTTAAGGAAAATACTGTAAGGAGAACAGTTGATTGTGGGGTTTCTTCGTCATCCGGAGACGATGTGTACTACGGTAACGTACGCGAGATTTTGGAAATTCAGTACCCGGGAATGATTGGCATGAGATGTATTGTCTTCAACTGTGAGTGGTACGACAACGTTGTTGGTCGCGGAGTAAGCACTGACGCATTCGGTGTTACATCTGTACATTCGCGACGACGACTGGATTTTTACGATCCATTCATTCTTGCTTCACAAGCTGACCAG gtTTGCTATATTCGTTATCCGCGGATTAGGCAAAGGAACGATCCTTGGATCGTTGTCATGTCAATAAATCCCAGAAGCCGAGTACAAGGAGTATTTGATCCACTACAACAACAATTAACCGAAGAGGACGGCGAGATTGGAGAGTTTGACGAAGACGATTCAGAttcatcatgttcatcatcagatAATTCCTCAGATGCAGAGTAG
- the BNAA08G07720D gene encoding protein MODIFYING WALL LIGNIN-1 isoform X2 — translation MEVQEQDTRKKRPQLSPIFIFIVFLGLAAFFLCLASEFQKAKGKYLKWDGESCYLPESQAFRFGTAALVCVSVGQIIGNVVICKGFLKTNKKETAPFRVFLLLFSWVNFAVAAMLIIIGASMNREQKYGKGWLNGECYLVKDGLFASSGVLCVSALGAVLGAFASNVKSSLQPTHKALA, via the exons ATGGAAGTTCAAGAACAAGATACCCGGAAAAAGCGACCCCAGCTATCTCCCATTTTCATATTCATAGTTTTTCTTGGTCTCGCCGCGTTTTTCCTTTGTCTCGCGTCTGAGTTTCAGAAGGCTAAG ggGAAATATCTGAAATGGGATGGAGAATCATGTTATCTACCCGAAAGTCAAGCGTTCAGGTTTGGAACCGCGGCTCTGGTCTGTGTTTCGGTTGGTCAGATCATCGGGAATGTTGTGATTTGTAAGGGTTtcttgaaaacaaacaaaaaggaaaCGGCGCCGTTTCGTGTATTTCTTCTGTTGTTTTCTTG GGTTAATTTTGCGGTTGCGGCTATGTTGATAATCATTGGTGCAAGCATGAACAGAGAACAGAAATACGGCAAAGGGTGGCTAAACGGTGAGTGTTACCTTGTGAAAGACGGTCTGTTCGCATCATCCGGCGTTCTGTGCGTTTCAGCACTGGGTGCAGTTCTTGGAGCGTTTGCATCCAACGTCAAATCATCATTACAG CCTACACACAAGGCTCTAGCGTGA
- the BNAA08G07720D gene encoding protein MODIFYING WALL LIGNIN-1 isoform X1 — MEVQEQDTRKKRPQLSPIFIFIVFLGLAAFFLCLASEFQKAKGKYLKWDGESCYLPESQAFRFGTAALVCVSVGQIIGNVVICKGFLKTNKKETAPFRVFLLLFSWVNFAVAAMLIIIGASMNREQKYGKGWLNGECYLVKDGLFASSGVLCVSALGAVLGAFASNVKSSLQVDTQNKILTHNV, encoded by the exons ATGGAAGTTCAAGAACAAGATACCCGGAAAAAGCGACCCCAGCTATCTCCCATTTTCATATTCATAGTTTTTCTTGGTCTCGCCGCGTTTTTCCTTTGTCTCGCGTCTGAGTTTCAGAAGGCTAAG ggGAAATATCTGAAATGGGATGGAGAATCATGTTATCTACCCGAAAGTCAAGCGTTCAGGTTTGGAACCGCGGCTCTGGTCTGTGTTTCGGTTGGTCAGATCATCGGGAATGTTGTGATTTGTAAGGGTTtcttgaaaacaaacaaaaaggaaaCGGCGCCGTTTCGTGTATTTCTTCTGTTGTTTTCTTG GGTTAATTTTGCGGTTGCGGCTATGTTGATAATCATTGGTGCAAGCATGAACAGAGAACAGAAATACGGCAAAGGGTGGCTAAACGGTGAGTGTTACCTTGTGAAAGACGGTCTGTTCGCATCATCCGGCGTTCTGTGCGTTTCAGCACTGGGTGCAGTTCTTGGAGCGTTTGCATCCAACGTCAAATCATCATTACAGGTTGACACTCAAAACAAAATTCTTACCCACAATGTgtaa